Proteins found in one Eriocheir sinensis breed Jianghai 21 chromosome 14, ASM2467909v1, whole genome shotgun sequence genomic segment:
- the LOC126998413 gene encoding beta-1,4-glucuronyltransferase 1-like isoform X1, whose protein sequence is MTDASVIRYHALRVMVGWRRSALVRGSFVLNVVFALYVAVHVVAPPRLLAPRAALTLLHDNLTASPEPADYPAEGEPSPDDPSESPAPPTPAPTLQEKVYPDLHTCHTPTLTARPALHGNHWVLYNYVPADTQPACNESVTYTTHADFTFLDNVVPLVERWRGPVSAAVFAPGGDFNSTLRTVAFLRTCRPMVAKHVTFHLFFPSDHMPTHVPPTAHLLAQRPSCSAPPPYLAAHTYKRAHNLTYPVNIARNIARRAATTYFVLASDVELYPSLNFIPYFMDMLSRPDASRAPAPTRRVYVLPIFEVKSGLRPPATRAALVRMLKRGSAIPFHKFVCPQCHKVPGMKEWADSNATDSVNVVMVAKRHPPYHHWEPIYVGTNLEPLYDERLTWEGRSDKMTQMYVMCVLDYEFHVLDNAFLVHRPGIKRHRRDRHRDLLTARQNTLLHSKITPELHTIYGRRGLCYL, encoded by the exons GTGATGGTCGGATGGCGGCGCAGCGCTCTGGTGCGCGGCAGCTTCGTGCTCAACGTGGTGTTTGCGCTGTACGTGGCAGTGCACGTGGTGGCGCCTCCTCGCCTGTTGGCTCCGCGTGCGGCCCTCACACTCCTGCACGACAACCTTACCGCCTCCCCGGAGCCTGCAGATTACCCTGCTGAAGGCGAACCCTCCCCAGATGACCCCTCCGAGTCCCCGGCGCCGCCTACCCCGGCGCCCACCCTGCAGGAAAAGGTGTATCCTGACTTGCACACCTGCCACACGCCCACGCTCACAGCGCGGCCCGCCCTGCACGGCAACCACTGGGTGCTGTACAACTACGTGCCCGCCGACACCCAGCCCGCCTGCAACGAGTCCGTCACCTACACCACACACGCAGACTTTACCTTCCTGGATAACGTGGTGCCTCTGGTGGAGCGATGGCGAGGCCCTGTCAGCGCCGCTGTCTTCGCTCCCGGCGGGGACTTCAACTCCACGCTGCGGACTGTGGCCTTCCTGCGCACGTGCCGCCCCATGGTAGCAAAGCACGTCACCTTCCACTTGTTCTTCCCGTCAGACCACATGCCCACCCACGTGCCGCCCACAGCCCACCTCCTAGCACAGAGGCCCTCGTGCTCAGCCCCGCCGCCTTACCTGGCCGCCCACACCTACAAGCGCGCCCACAACCTCACGTACCCCGTTAACATCGCGCGTAACATTGCCCGCCGAGCAGCGACCACCTACTTCGTGTTGGCGAGTGACGTGGAGCTGTACCCCTCCCTCAACTTTATTCCTTACTTCATGGACATGTTGTCACGGCCGGACGCCTCTCGCGCGCCAGCTCCCACCCGTCGCGTGTACGTCCTGCCCATCTTCGAGGTCAAAAGTGGGTTGCGACCGCCGGCCACGAGGGCAGCGTTGGTGCGCATGCTCAAACGAGGCTCTGCCATTCCCTTCCATAAGTTCGTGTGTCCTCAGTGTCACAAGGTGCCGGGCATGAAGGAGTGGGCGGATTCTAACGCCACGGACAGTGTGAACGTGGTGATGGTGGCCAAGAGACACCCGCCGTACCACCATTGGGAGCCCATCTACGTGGGCACCAACCTGGAGCCGCTCTACGACGAGAGGCTCACGTGGGAGGGCCGCTCCGACAAGATGACGCAG ATGTACGTGATGTGTGTGTTGGACTACGAGTTCCACGTGCTCGACAACGCCTTCCTGGTGCACCGGCCGGGCATCAAGAGGCATCGGAGGGACCGCCACCGGGACCTGCTCACCGCCCGCCAGAACACGCTCCTCCACAGCAAGATCACGCCGGAGCTGCACACGATCTACGGCAGGAGAGGCCTCTGTTACTTGTAG
- the LOC126998413 gene encoding beta-1,4-glucuronyltransferase 1-like isoform X2, giving the protein MFALRRTALKVMVGWRRSALVRGSFVLNVVFALYVAVHVVAPPRLLAPRAALTLLHDNLTASPEPADYPAEGEPSPDDPSESPAPPTPAPTLQEKVYPDLHTCHTPTLTARPALHGNHWVLYNYVPADTQPACNESVTYTTHADFTFLDNVVPLVERWRGPVSAAVFAPGGDFNSTLRTVAFLRTCRPMVAKHVTFHLFFPSDHMPTHVPPTAHLLAQRPSCSAPPPYLAAHTYKRAHNLTYPVNIARNIARRAATTYFVLASDVELYPSLNFIPYFMDMLSRPDASRAPAPTRRVYVLPIFEVKSGLRPPATRAALVRMLKRGSAIPFHKFVCPQCHKVPGMKEWADSNATDSVNVVMVAKRHPPYHHWEPIYVGTNLEPLYDERLTWEGRSDKMTQMYVMCVLDYEFHVLDNAFLVHRPGIKRHRRDRHRDLLTARQNTLLHSKITPELHTIYGRRGLCYL; this is encoded by the exons GTGATGGTCGGATGGCGGCGCAGCGCTCTGGTGCGCGGCAGCTTCGTGCTCAACGTGGTGTTTGCGCTGTACGTGGCAGTGCACGTGGTGGCGCCTCCTCGCCTGTTGGCTCCGCGTGCGGCCCTCACACTCCTGCACGACAACCTTACCGCCTCCCCGGAGCCTGCAGATTACCCTGCTGAAGGCGAACCCTCCCCAGATGACCCCTCCGAGTCCCCGGCGCCGCCTACCCCGGCGCCCACCCTGCAGGAAAAGGTGTATCCTGACTTGCACACCTGCCACACGCCCACGCTCACAGCGCGGCCCGCCCTGCACGGCAACCACTGGGTGCTGTACAACTACGTGCCCGCCGACACCCAGCCCGCCTGCAACGAGTCCGTCACCTACACCACACACGCAGACTTTACCTTCCTGGATAACGTGGTGCCTCTGGTGGAGCGATGGCGAGGCCCTGTCAGCGCCGCTGTCTTCGCTCCCGGCGGGGACTTCAACTCCACGCTGCGGACTGTGGCCTTCCTGCGCACGTGCCGCCCCATGGTAGCAAAGCACGTCACCTTCCACTTGTTCTTCCCGTCAGACCACATGCCCACCCACGTGCCGCCCACAGCCCACCTCCTAGCACAGAGGCCCTCGTGCTCAGCCCCGCCGCCTTACCTGGCCGCCCACACCTACAAGCGCGCCCACAACCTCACGTACCCCGTTAACATCGCGCGTAACATTGCCCGCCGAGCAGCGACCACCTACTTCGTGTTGGCGAGTGACGTGGAGCTGTACCCCTCCCTCAACTTTATTCCTTACTTCATGGACATGTTGTCACGGCCGGACGCCTCTCGCGCGCCAGCTCCCACCCGTCGCGTGTACGTCCTGCCCATCTTCGAGGTCAAAAGTGGGTTGCGACCGCCGGCCACGAGGGCAGCGTTGGTGCGCATGCTCAAACGAGGCTCTGCCATTCCCTTCCATAAGTTCGTGTGTCCTCAGTGTCACAAGGTGCCGGGCATGAAGGAGTGGGCGGATTCTAACGCCACGGACAGTGTGAACGTGGTGATGGTGGCCAAGAGACACCCGCCGTACCACCATTGGGAGCCCATCTACGTGGGCACCAACCTGGAGCCGCTCTACGACGAGAGGCTCACGTGGGAGGGCCGCTCCGACAAGATGACGCAG ATGTACGTGATGTGTGTGTTGGACTACGAGTTCCACGTGCTCGACAACGCCTTCCTGGTGCACCGGCCGGGCATCAAGAGGCATCGGAGGGACCGCCACCGGGACCTGCTCACCGCCCGCCAGAACACGCTCCTCCACAGCAAGATCACGCCGGAGCTGCACACGATCTACGGCAGGAGAGGCCTCTGTTACTTGTAG